The Rhodoflexus caldus genome has a window encoding:
- a CDS encoding two-component regulator propeller domain-containing protein: MKKYLYWLLLVLFGYGQAVAQTFMQFTTELPSVKVNALLNDTQGRLWVGTDAGLVVRNAAGEWKKVSQEAAQWLTTISAIQQDEQGHFWIGVSKPEVRLVHLDEQGNYIRHFDVPNFQNKNQYINGIAIDRVGRKWLATENGGVWMIDTNGKWFCYDTSTEEYMPSNKIRAIVVDEEDIKWVGTDQGLISTMDGKQWTLYDVIDDVNALTADGKGNVCVSVVERNKKQRLYCNNEVFKIMGKQQRDNLFRIKSLLIDPEDKIVWAAGTGLARYAKSEKMLFDWDNSAFSSNAATCMALGSGENGRVLWIGTADQGLFQLSFPPQAVAAAQPEPEPIVPKPEPEPQKVETAPVVSAKLQEVAVQPTIKAPEMKKAEEVKIVAELPKDEDEVKPAKTAEPVEEKTVVLQNQTIKKGDLVKLQNINFAKGSFKLTDYRGADLVLNFLRDNPGVNIALIGHSDKNPDPSHPEYEKIKKAHYELSLNRVQMVADYLIGMGIAPERITLEAYGGERPLVNKSSPDNMRVELKILSIK; encoded by the coding sequence ATGAAAAAATATTTGTATTGGCTGCTGTTGGTGCTGTTTGGTTACGGTCAGGCAGTGGCGCAAACTTTTATGCAATTTACTACCGAATTGCCCTCCGTTAAGGTCAATGCCTTACTCAACGATACACAAGGCAGGCTTTGGGTAGGTACAGATGCGGGGCTTGTTGTGCGCAATGCCGCCGGCGAATGGAAAAAGGTTTCACAGGAAGCAGCCCAATGGCTAACGACCATCAGCGCCATTCAGCAAGATGAACAAGGGCATTTTTGGATAGGCGTAAGTAAACCGGAAGTGCGACTGGTACATTTGGACGAACAAGGCAATTATATCCGCCATTTTGACGTACCTAATTTTCAAAATAAAAATCAGTACATCAACGGCATTGCCATTGACCGCGTCGGGCGCAAGTGGCTTGCCACGGAAAACGGCGGCGTATGGATGATTGATACCAACGGCAAATGGTTTTGCTACGATACTTCCACCGAAGAATATATGCCCAGCAATAAAATCAGGGCGATAGTGGTAGATGAGGAAGATATCAAATGGGTGGGCACCGACCAAGGACTCATCAGCACGATGGATGGCAAACAATGGACGCTGTATGATGTGATTGATGATGTGAACGCCTTGACAGCCGATGGCAAAGGCAACGTTTGCGTGAGCGTGGTGGAGCGCAATAAAAAACAGCGCCTGTATTGCAACAACGAAGTATTCAAAATTATGGGCAAACAGCAGCGCGACAATCTGTTCCGCATCAAAAGCCTGTTGATTGACCCGGAGGATAAAATTGTATGGGCTGCCGGAACAGGACTTGCCCGCTATGCCAAATCCGAAAAGATGCTGTTTGACTGGGACAATTCCGCTTTCAGCAGCAACGCCGCCACTTGTATGGCACTGGGCAGCGGCGAAAACGGGCGCGTATTGTGGATTGGAACTGCCGACCAAGGACTGTTTCAGTTGAGTTTTCCGCCGCAGGCAGTGGCTGCCGCTCAGCCGGAACCCGAACCAATTGTACCGAAGCCCGAGCCTGAACCGCAAAAAGTAGAAACTGCCCCCGTAGTATCGGCTAAGTTGCAGGAGGTTGCCGTACAGCCAACCATCAAAGCTCCCGAAATGAAGAAGGCAGAAGAGGTAAAAATCGTGGCAGAGCTACCCAAAGACGAGGACGAGGTTAAACCTGCCAAAACAGCAGAGCCGGTAGAGGAGAAAACCGTCGTATTGCAAAATCAAACCATTAAGAAAGGCGATTTGGTCAAGTTGCAAAATATCAACTTTGCCAAAGGCAGTTTTAAACTGACCGACTATCGCGGCGCAGACTTGGTTCTGAATTTTCTGCGCGACAACCCCGGCGTAAACATTGCACTTATCGGGCACTCTGATAAAAACCCCGACCCTTCGCATCCGGAATATGAAAAAATTAAAAAAGCACACTACGAATTATCGCTCAATCGGGTGCAAATGGTTGCCGATTATCTGATTGGCATGGGAATCGCCCCCGAAAGAATCACGCTGGAAGCCTACGGGGGCGAGAGACCATTGGTTAATAAAAGCTCCCCCGACAATATGCGGGTGGAGCTGAAAATTCTTTCTATAAAATAA
- a CDS encoding NADP-dependent glyceraldehyde-3-phosphate dehydrogenase, which produces MNTQPFVEQLGRLFPHAEEIPEQFRIEPLHQRSFLVNGQMKPWNGTTHDVYSPVHTRTADGELVPQLIGSYPLTGETEAMEALEAACAAYNNGRGLWPTMSVEERIQCVEHFTRLMIARKAEVVKLLMWEIGKSHADSVKEFDRTVEYIYNTIDALKDLDRANSRFVIEQGIVGQIRRAPLGVVLCMGPFNYPLNETFTTLLPAIIMGNAVLFKPPKFGTLLHFPLLEAFKEAFPPGVVNTIYGRGNAVVPALMQSGKINVLTLIGSSRVADSLKKQHPKVNRLKAILGLDAKNAGVVLENADLESAVKECILGSLSFNGQRCTAIKVIFVHRKIADRFLERFSEEVGKLKMGMPWVEGVTLTPLPEPHKPAYLQECIDDAIAHGARVINPNGGTHFKSLFYPAVVYPVNSAMKLYREEQFGPVIPVIPFDDVEEPIRYLEESDHGQQVSIFGTDTDQIAHLIDPLVNQVCRVNINSQCQRGPDTFPFTGRKDSAEGTLSVSDALRSFSIRSLVATKLTEENKHIINEIVKEHKSKFLATRFIL; this is translated from the coding sequence ATGAACACTCAACCCTTTGTGGAACAGCTTGGCAGGCTGTTCCCCCATGCGGAAGAAATTCCCGAACAGTTCCGCATCGAACCGTTGCATCAACGTTCTTTTTTGGTAAATGGTCAAATGAAGCCATGGAACGGCACTACGCACGATGTATACTCGCCCGTACATACTCGCACGGCTGACGGCGAGTTGGTGCCTCAACTGATTGGCAGCTATCCGCTGACAGGTGAAACAGAGGCCATGGAAGCGCTGGAAGCTGCCTGTGCGGCCTACAACAACGGCAGAGGACTTTGGCCTACCATGTCGGTAGAGGAGCGCATCCAATGCGTAGAACATTTTACCCGCCTGATGATTGCCCGAAAAGCAGAGGTGGTTAAGTTGCTGATGTGGGAAATAGGTAAATCACATGCAGACTCCGTAAAAGAGTTTGACCGCACCGTAGAGTACATCTACAATACAATAGATGCTCTGAAAGACCTCGACCGCGCCAACTCCCGATTTGTTATTGAACAAGGAATCGTCGGTCAGATACGACGCGCCCCCTTGGGCGTGGTGCTTTGCATGGGGCCTTTCAACTATCCGCTGAACGAAACTTTTACTACGTTGTTGCCCGCCATCATTATGGGCAATGCCGTACTTTTCAAACCGCCTAAATTCGGCACTTTGTTGCATTTTCCGTTGCTGGAAGCATTTAAAGAAGCCTTTCCGCCAGGGGTAGTCAATACAATTTACGGCAGAGGCAATGCGGTAGTACCGGCCTTAATGCAGTCGGGCAAAATCAATGTGCTGACTCTGATTGGCTCGAGCCGCGTAGCCGATTCGCTTAAAAAACAGCACCCGAAAGTAAACCGCCTGAAAGCCATTTTGGGGTTGGATGCCAAAAATGCAGGGGTCGTACTGGAAAATGCCGACTTGGAGTCTGCCGTTAAAGAGTGCATACTGGGGTCTTTATCGTTCAACGGGCAGCGTTGCACAGCTATTAAAGTTATATTCGTCCATCGGAAAATTGCCGACCGTTTCCTCGAGCGTTTTTCCGAAGAGGTAGGCAAACTGAAAATGGGAATGCCTTGGGTAGAAGGTGTAACGCTTACTCCGCTCCCCGAACCGCATAAACCTGCCTATTTGCAGGAATGTATAGATGATGCCATTGCACACGGAGCAAGAGTGATTAACCCTAACGGCGGTACGCATTTCAAATCGCTCTTCTATCCTGCCGTTGTGTATCCCGTAAACAGTGCTATGAAATTGTACCGCGAAGAACAATTCGGCCCTGTGATTCCGGTAATTCCTTTTGATGATGTGGAAGAACCAATCCGCTATCTGGAAGAGTCTGACCACGGGCAGCAGGTAAGCATTTTTGGCACCGATACCGACCAGATTGCGCACCTGATAGACCCCTTGGTAAATCAGGTATGCCGCGTAAATATCAACAGCCAGTGCCAGCGCGGCCCCGATACCTTTCCGTTTACGGGCAGAAAAGACTCAGCCGAAGGAACGCTCTCTGTCAGCGATGCGCTGCGGTCTTTCTCTATCCGCTCGTTAGTTGCCACCAAACTGACCGAAGAAAACAAGCACATTATCAATGAGATTGTGAAAGAACACAAATCTAAATTTTTGGCAACCCGCTTTATTTTATAG
- a CDS encoding DUF3137 domain-containing protein — translation MIPSQEDILSRAGTIVPLLEPLEERRKRAFAFIKYTLIFLVVFLATHLSVIIIFKQPFYYIVISSALAAIVASQMYNRLFTDKALALELKDQLFKSLVPVMLPLPPMFEPARHVAFKYFQDSKLFLHFPSSFGGANAVKGGTLESTFLYSEIEAYVGDAVGEIAVFDGMFYVFSAFGDYNPPIVIVPNRLQKKLGLIGKQIRRHSMFRGTAAKLFDEAFENEFSVYCENTRYAQQTITEDLREQLLDFQAATGADIYMSFIGRKIYIGLHNCPPVRFSMRKPCTDLSYIDEMAMKFTFPVRLVSAINQKLIPPKAPPSWDI, via the coding sequence TTGATTCCTTCCCAAGAAGACATTCTAAGCCGCGCCGGTACGATTGTGCCTTTGCTCGAACCGTTGGAGGAAAGGCGCAAGCGTGCTTTTGCGTTCATCAAATACACGCTCATTTTTTTGGTGGTATTTCTGGCGACGCACTTGTCCGTTATCATCATTTTTAAACAACCATTTTATTACATCGTGATTTCCTCTGCACTGGCAGCAATAGTTGCCTCGCAGATGTACAACAGACTTTTTACCGACAAAGCGCTGGCACTGGAATTAAAAGACCAACTCTTTAAATCGCTTGTACCCGTAATGCTGCCGCTGCCGCCCATGTTCGAACCTGCGCGGCATGTCGCTTTTAAGTATTTTCAGGACAGTAAGTTGTTTTTACATTTTCCTTCCAGTTTTGGTGGTGCCAATGCCGTTAAAGGCGGCACGCTTGAATCCACCTTCCTGTACTCGGAAATAGAGGCCTACGTAGGTGATGCCGTCGGGGAGATAGCCGTGTTTGACGGTATGTTCTATGTTTTCAGCGCTTTTGGCGACTACAACCCGCCGATTGTGATAGTACCCAACCGCCTGCAAAAAAAATTAGGGCTGATTGGCAAACAAATCAGACGGCACAGCATGTTCAGAGGTACTGCCGCCAAGTTGTTCGATGAAGCATTTGAAAATGAATTTTCCGTTTATTGTGAAAACACCCGCTATGCCCAGCAAACCATCACGGAAGATTTACGGGAACAACTCTTAGACTTTCAGGCAGCGACAGGGGCAGACATTTACATGTCATTTATCGGGCGAAAAATTTACATAGGTCTGCACAATTGCCCGCCTGTTCGGTTTTCCATGCGCAAGCCCTGCACCGACCTGTCTTACATTGACGAAATGGCGATGAAGTTTACTTTCCCTGTCAGGTTAGTGAGTGCCATCAATCAAAAACTGATTCCGCCCAAAGCACCGCCCAGTTGGGATATTTGA
- a CDS encoding SDR family NAD(P)-dependent oxidoreductase, whose product MDRMKNKTILITGAARGIGLATAELLLAEGAQVALTDINADNLRDAMHRLGTDNALYAKANVTQKDEIQAIADEVLETFGKIDGVFCNAGIGGHSYNFWEYPAQDFASVIDINLMGVLYTMQVAMPALMKQGGSIVITSSVAGLAGMPKGAAYSASKHAVIGLAKSAAIEAARYGVRVNTIHPGPIETDMVRMLEQALSPKDAAKGKERLEHAIPMRRYGTAEEVARLAMFLLSDDSRYITGTEHRIDGGMRAV is encoded by the coding sequence ATGGACCGAATGAAAAATAAAACCATCCTTATTACAGGTGCGGCGCGCGGCATAGGTTTGGCAACTGCCGAACTTCTTCTGGCAGAAGGCGCGCAGGTAGCTCTCACCGATATTAATGCCGACAACCTCAGAGATGCCATGCACCGCCTCGGCACCGATAACGCACTTTACGCCAAAGCCAACGTTACCCAAAAAGATGAGATTCAAGCAATTGCCGATGAAGTGCTGGAAACTTTCGGCAAAATAGACGGCGTTTTCTGTAACGCGGGTATTGGCGGCCATTCATACAATTTCTGGGAGTATCCGGCGCAAGATTTTGCTTCGGTAATAGACATCAACCTTATGGGCGTACTTTACACCATGCAGGTTGCCATGCCGGCACTCATGAAACAAGGCGGCAGCATCGTCATTACTTCTTCGGTAGCCGGTTTGGCAGGTATGCCCAAAGGCGCAGCCTATTCGGCAAGCAAGCACGCTGTTATCGGGCTTGCCAAATCAGCGGCCATAGAGGCAGCCCGCTATGGTGTGCGCGTGAACACCATCCACCCCGGCCCGATTGAAACCGATATGGTGCGTATGCTGGAACAGGCACTCAGCCCCAAAGATGCAGCCAAAGGAAAAGAACGGCTGGAACATGCGATTCCCATGCGCCGCTACGGAACGGCAGAAGAAGTTGCTCGCTTAGCCATGTTTTTGCTTAGTGATGACAGCCGCTACATCACAGGAACAGAGCACCGCATTGACGGCGGTATGAGAGCTGTTTAA
- a CDS encoding CHASE2 domain-containing protein yields the protein MRKIFNWFNIGGTVFIFLVIWLLQQIAVSLDFLNVFEEVLNDYSVTDLAFSDLRNPPEADTTIVVVNIGNLSREGIAEELSIINRYQPRVVGIDVEFTKAKEEPVDSLLEAVFAQTKNLVLWSKVEGGRRQEDGTVVWDTLRKVLPRFARHAHTGYTNALTEGDSQFESWRETTAAEKIADGTTEYSFATQIAMLYDSAKAQKFINRRNEYEIINYRGNVPDKFHALDVSDVFEENFTPDLLKDKIVIMCYMGGEYTNTTWDADKYYTPLNSKQIGRNPPDMYGGVAHANIVSMILHENYIDEAPEWLAYVLAVALCLLNVAAFAAINEHSFWGLWYDIVSKLIQLLEVVLLVYILLLVFINYSLKLDFTATIAVVLLSGDIFEIYNALIGNIFAAKKAE from the coding sequence ATGCGAAAGATTTTCAACTGGTTCAATATCGGAGGTACGGTATTTATCTTCCTTGTGATATGGCTGCTGCAACAAATTGCCGTCAGTTTGGACTTTTTGAACGTATTTGAGGAAGTGCTCAACGATTACAGCGTTACAGACCTCGCCTTTTCCGACCTGAGAAACCCTCCGGAGGCCGATACAACCATAGTTGTAGTAAATATCGGCAATCTGAGCCGCGAGGGCATTGCCGAGGAACTTTCCATTATTAACCGCTATCAGCCACGGGTTGTAGGGATAGACGTAGAATTTACCAAAGCAAAAGAAGAACCTGTTGATTCTTTGTTGGAGGCTGTATTTGCACAAACAAAAAATTTGGTGCTTTGGAGCAAAGTAGAAGGCGGCCGACGGCAAGAAGATGGCACGGTTGTATGGGATACGCTTCGGAAAGTACTCCCCCGATTTGCACGCCATGCACACACGGGTTATACCAATGCGCTGACAGAGGGCGACAGCCAGTTTGAATCGTGGCGCGAGACCACTGCCGCCGAGAAAATAGCCGACGGCACTACCGAATACAGCTTTGCGACACAAATAGCAATGCTGTACGATTCGGCAAAGGCGCAAAAGTTCATCAATCGCCGCAACGAATATGAGATTATCAATTATCGGGGCAATGTTCCCGATAAGTTTCATGCACTGGACGTAAGCGATGTTTTTGAAGAAAATTTTACTCCCGATTTGCTGAAAGATAAAATCGTGATTATGTGCTACATGGGCGGTGAATATACCAATACAACATGGGATGCCGATAAATATTACACGCCCTTGAACAGCAAGCAAATCGGTCGCAACCCTCCCGATATGTACGGAGGGGTAGCCCATGCCAACATCGTATCTATGATTCTACACGAAAACTACATTGACGAAGCCCCCGAATGGTTGGCCTATGTGCTGGCCGTAGCCCTTTGTTTGCTTAATGTTGCTGCTTTTGCTGCCATTAACGAACACTCTTTCTGGGGGCTGTGGTACGATATTGTTTCCAAGCTCATTCAGTTGCTGGAAGTTGTTCTGTTGGTTTATATCTTATTGTTGGTGTTCATCAATTACAGCCTCAAACTGGATTTTACGGCTACCATTGCGGTAGTGCTGCTTTCCGGCGACATCTTCGAAATCTACAACGCATTGATTGGAAATATTTTTGCTGCTAAAAAAGCTGAATGA
- a CDS encoding aspartate-semialdehyde dehydrogenase has protein sequence MKVAVVGATGLVGGEILKVLAERQFPVDELIPVASEKSVGSEVTFKGKAYTVRSMDDAIAMRPQIAIFSAGGGTSLQHAPRFAEAGITVIDNSSAWRMDPSKKLIVPEINAHTLTKDDKIIANPNCSTIQMVVVLNPLHKRYGVKRVVVSTYQSVTGTGKKAVDQLMNERAGIDGPKAYPHPIDLNILPHIDVFLDNGYTKEEMKMVNETKKIMGDDSIRVTATTVRVPTIGGHSESVNVEFANDFDLEEVRQILSHAPGVVVMDDPKNNVYPMPIISHGKDDTFVGRIRRDESQPNTLNMWIVADNLRKGAATNAVQIAEYLLAHHLV, from the coding sequence ATGAAAGTTGCAGTAGTAGGCGCAACCGGACTGGTTGGCGGCGAAATTCTAAAAGTATTGGCAGAGCGCCAATTCCCGGTAGATGAGCTCATCCCGGTAGCTTCCGAAAAATCCGTAGGTTCCGAAGTTACTTTTAAGGGTAAGGCATATACCGTTCGCAGCATGGACGATGCCATTGCCATGCGCCCTCAAATTGCCATCTTTTCGGCAGGCGGCGGCACTTCGTTGCAACATGCCCCCCGATTTGCCGAAGCAGGCATCACCGTGATTGATAATTCCTCTGCTTGGCGTATGGATCCTTCCAAAAAGCTCATTGTGCCTGAGATTAACGCCCATACGCTTACCAAAGACGATAAGATTATTGCTAACCCCAACTGCTCTACCATTCAAATGGTAGTAGTGCTCAACCCGCTGCACAAGCGCTACGGTGTAAAGCGCGTAGTAGTGAGCACCTACCAGTCCGTTACAGGCACCGGCAAGAAAGCCGTTGACCAATTGATGAACGAGCGCGCCGGCATAGACGGCCCCAAAGCCTATCCGCATCCGATAGATTTAAATATTCTGCCTCATATTGATGTATTTCTGGATAACGGCTACACCAAAGAGGAGATGAAAATGGTCAATGAAACCAAAAAAATTATGGGCGATGACAGCATCCGCGTAACGGCTACTACCGTGCGCGTACCTACCATCGGCGGCCACTCCGAATCGGTCAATGTTGAGTTTGCCAATGATTTTGATTTGGAAGAAGTACGACAAATCCTCAGCCATGCACCGGGTGTAGTCGTAATGGATGACCCCAAAAACAATGTTTATCCAATGCCGATTATTTCGCACGGCAAAGACGACACCTTCGTAGGTCGGATACGCCGCGATGAAAGCCAGCCCAATACGCTGAATATGTGGATTGTAGCTGATAATTTACGCAAAGGAGCAGCAACAAATGCCGTGCAAATCGCTGAATATTTGCTGGCGCATCACTTAGTATAG
- a CDS encoding LysM peptidoglycan-binding domain-containing protein, which yields MDNRKKILLLMSAVFMGVLVYFTIDIMSRTTPPWMRKKKQADSLLSPTVTDSVIVFVDTLYGEYKVPAGQALSQIAELFHFSMDSIMLVNGLTSDRIREGQKLKVRIRARHQIKAGEVAGKVAIRYGISEQALLKANNITNPAREFREGRVILIPRP from the coding sequence ATGGATAATCGCAAAAAAATATTGTTGCTAATGTCGGCTGTTTTTATGGGTGTGCTGGTTTATTTTACCATAGATATTATGTCGCGAACAACCCCGCCGTGGATGCGGAAGAAAAAACAGGCAGATTCGCTGCTTTCTCCGACAGTAACGGACTCTGTGATTGTTTTTGTTGATACGCTTTACGGGGAGTATAAAGTGCCGGCGGGGCAGGCACTTAGTCAGATTGCCGAACTGTTCCATTTTTCAATGGACTCCATTATGTTGGTCAATGGTCTTACTTCCGACCGGATTCGGGAGGGGCAAAAGTTAAAAGTGCGTATCCGCGCCCGCCATCAGATTAAAGCCGGCGAAGTAGCAGGCAAGGTTGCTATTCGCTATGGCATCAGCGAACAGGCGTTGCTGAAAGCCAACAACATAACCAATCCGGCCAGAGAATTCAGGGAAGGGCGCGTTATTCTTATTCCAAGACCTTAG
- a CDS encoding ligase-associated DNA damage response exonuclease, which translates to MPLLEFSPNGIYCPQGDFYIDPWKPVRTALITHAHSDHARWGSSFYLAHKRSEAVLRLRLGQDISLTTVEFGQKLTKNGVEVSFHPAGHIIGSAQIRVAYRGEVWVVSGDYKTRDDGISGAFEPVRCHTFITESTFGLPVFKWKPQQEVYEAINRWWQQNRSEGRVSVLCGYALGKAQRLMHGLDASIGRIYAHGAIANTNEVLESAGLKLPPWQRVETVGNKKDFEGSIVIAPPSAIHTPWMRRFQPYTTAVASGWMQLRGNKRREAIDRGFVLSDHADWDELLSAIEATGAERVLVTHGYTHIFSRYLREEGMDAQAVETLFEGEQMTAEAE; encoded by the coding sequence ATGCCGCTGCTCGAGTTTTCGCCGAATGGCATCTACTGCCCGCAAGGGGATTTCTACATAGACCCGTGGAAACCCGTAAGAACGGCATTAATTACACATGCGCACTCCGACCATGCCCGATGGGGCAGCAGTTTTTATTTGGCACACAAACGCTCCGAAGCAGTATTGCGCCTGCGGCTGGGGCAGGATATTTCGCTGACAACCGTTGAATTTGGCCAAAAACTGACCAAAAACGGGGTGGAAGTATCTTTCCATCCGGCAGGGCATATCATAGGCTCTGCGCAGATTCGGGTGGCATATCGCGGAGAGGTTTGGGTAGTTTCAGGCGATTACAAAACCCGCGATGACGGCATTAGTGGCGCATTTGAGCCTGTGCGCTGCCACACCTTTATTACCGAATCTACTTTCGGCCTGCCTGTGTTTAAGTGGAAACCGCAGCAGGAAGTTTACGAAGCCATCAATCGGTGGTGGCAGCAAAACCGCAGCGAAGGTCGCGTAAGCGTGCTTTGCGGTTACGCTCTTGGCAAGGCACAGCGACTGATGCACGGGCTGGATGCTTCTATCGGGCGCATATATGCACATGGGGCGATTGCCAACACGAATGAGGTGCTGGAAAGTGCAGGGCTTAAACTGCCGCCATGGCAGCGCGTGGAAACTGTCGGCAACAAGAAGGATTTTGAAGGCAGTATTGTCATTGCGCCGCCTTCGGCTATTCATACGCCATGGATGCGTCGTTTTCAGCCTTACACCACGGCGGTAGCCTCCGGATGGATGCAACTGCGCGGCAATAAGCGCCGCGAAGCCATAGACCGCGGTTTTGTGCTTTCTGACCATGCCGACTGGGACGAGCTGCTCAGTGCAATAGAAGCCACCGGAGCCGAGCGGGTATTGGTTACGCACGGCTACACACACATTTTCAGCAGATACCTGCGCGAAGAAGGAATGGATGCGCAAGCTGTGGAAACCCTGTTTGAAGGGGAACAAATGACGGCAGAGGCAGAATAA
- a CDS encoding peptidylprolyl isomerase: protein MRSLLLFAVFCLFLSVIGCGTGAVQQQAANRLAADDTLWLITDLQDHRATDSLVALHQHPSATYREAVALALASVQDTAALSALYRLLNDTEPRVRKMAAYAIGQTGSTQSAAHLIFAIQKDKAAEVTAAAAEALGKCADSAALQVLAALRYDAPEQAPQRYGQMTGLYRALTWKRLRLPAGDSKALSFLAANYPDSLRVMAANYFARNPDKAYDPITRELLSALSDNHPHVRLNIALALGNSALAEVQQKLLEIIQKDAAYEVRVAALRAIGSQKNPASLEPIQEIIGRSLCSTQPNIAVTAAEAVRNKADKVNIKYFYSIIDSVRNPRARALVMGTVMKFHPSGGQSFVEDLLKKSTDPYEQGFLLKALAEDTKNNQLLAKYLSADSNHPFVRTSALEGLLQIQSRADFATLPDKDFVRQQITAALGSKDAALIALAAGAIANPANGYAQYLKGDTTLLYQAKQGLPLPRDIETLIEIEKAIAHITGRPAPKAPQLGWNHPIDRKTLASIKQGQEVLIKTTQGDIVFRLLPEQAPGSVVSFIKLVQQGYYNGKTFHRVVPDFVVQGGCPRGDGYGGMDYTLRSEFAPLHYHAGAVGLASAGKDTESCQWFISHIPTPHLDGRYTIFAEVKSGMETVHKLGVGDKMLEVVLQ, encoded by the coding sequence ATGCGCTCCTTACTGCTTTTCGCTGTTTTTTGCCTTTTTCTGTCTGTTATCGGTTGTGGTACAGGGGCTGTGCAGCAACAGGCCGCCAATCGCTTGGCTGCCGATGATACCCTGTGGCTGATTACCGATTTACAAGACCACCGCGCAACCGATTCGCTCGTCGCGCTCCATCAGCATCCTTCGGCAACTTACCGCGAGGCGGTGGCATTGGCACTGGCTTCGGTGCAAGATACGGCAGCACTTTCCGCACTCTATCGGCTGTTGAACGATACCGAACCCCGCGTCAGAAAAATGGCAGCGTATGCTATCGGGCAAACAGGCAGCACACAATCTGCCGCTCATCTGATTTTTGCCATTCAGAAAGACAAAGCGGCGGAGGTTACGGCAGCGGCGGCGGAAGCATTGGGCAAATGTGCAGATTCGGCAGCCTTGCAAGTATTGGCAGCCCTGCGCTACGACGCACCCGAACAGGCACCGCAGCGCTACGGGCAGATGACGGGGCTTTATCGTGCGCTTACGTGGAAACGCCTGCGCCTTCCGGCGGGAGACAGCAAAGCACTGAGTTTTCTTGCGGCAAATTATCCCGATTCGCTGCGCGTGATGGCTGCCAACTATTTTGCCCGCAACCCCGACAAAGCCTACGACCCCATCACTCGCGAGCTTTTATCAGCCCTTAGCGACAATCATCCGCACGTGCGGCTGAACATCGCACTGGCACTTGGCAACTCAGCTTTGGCAGAAGTACAACAAAAATTACTGGAAATCATCCAAAAGGATGCAGCCTATGAAGTACGGGTGGCGGCACTCCGTGCCATCGGTTCGCAGAAAAATCCTGCTTCGTTAGAACCCATACAAGAAATTATCGGACGGTCGCTGTGCAGCACGCAACCCAATATTGCCGTTACAGCCGCCGAAGCAGTGCGCAACAAAGCCGACAAAGTCAATATCAAATACTTTTACAGCATCATAGACAGCGTGCGCAACCCGCGTGCAAGGGCTTTGGTCATGGGAACAGTGATGAAATTTCACCCCAGCGGCGGACAGTCGTTTGTAGAAGACCTGCTCAAAAAAAGCACAGACCCTTATGAGCAGGGATTTTTACTCAAAGCACTGGCAGAAGATACCAAAAACAATCAACTGCTGGCAAAATATCTTTCGGCAGACAGCAACCACCCTTTTGTGCGCACATCAGCGCTGGAAGGACTGCTGCAAATACAAAGCCGTGCCGATTTTGCCACGCTGCCCGACAAAGATTTTGTAAGGCAGCAAATTACGGCAGCGCTTGGCAGCAAAGATGCAGCACTGATTGCCCTTGCGGCGGGTGCTATTGCAAACCCTGCCAACGGCTACGCACAATATCTCAAAGGCGATACTACCCTGCTATATCAGGCAAAGCAAGGTTTGCCACTGCCCCGCGATATAGAAACGCTGATTGAGATAGAAAAAGCTATTGCCCACATTACAGGCCGCCCTGCTCCCAAAGCACCCCAATTAGGCTGGAATCATCCGATTGACCGAAAAACCCTTGCAAGCATTAAACAAGGACAAGAGGTGCTCATTAAAACCACACAAGGCGATATCGTATTCCGATTGCTGCCCGAACAAGCCCCCGGCTCGGTGGTGAGTTTTATAAAATTAGTGCAACAAGGCTACTACAACGGCAAAACGTTCCATCGGGTAGTGCCCGATTTTGTCGTGCAGGGAGGCTGCCCCCGCGGCGATGGCTACGGCGGCATGGATTATACGCTGCGCTCAGAATTTGCACCGCTGCACTACCATGCCGGAGCAGTCGGGCTGGCATCTGCCGGAAAAGACACCGAAAGTTGCCAGTGGTTCATTTCCCATATTCCCACACCCCACTTAGACGGGCGCTATACCATTTTTGCCGAAGTAAAATCGGGTATGGAAACCGTACACAAACTGGGCGTTGGGGATAAGATGCTGGAAGTAGTTTTGCAATAG